Proteins from one Juglans microcarpa x Juglans regia isolate MS1-56 chromosome 1S, Jm3101_v1.0, whole genome shotgun sequence genomic window:
- the LOC121245854 gene encoding pyruvate kinase isozyme A, chloroplastic, whose protein sequence is MSQSLHLFTPSTRSPNLASSPSKQFYPYQKPSFPILTRRFPLTTVKLSIRASSSSDLDPTSSQVVLASDNGKGVVGGVLSPAMQPPPSQDSGSIEVDAVTEAELKENGFRSTRRTKLVCTIGPATSGFDQLEALAVGGMNVARINMCHGTREWHRDVIERVRRLNEEKGYAVAIMMDTEGSEIHMGDLGGASSAKAEDGEIWTFSVRAFDSALPARTVNVNYDGFAEDVKVGDELLVDGGMVRFEVIEIIGPDVKCRCTDPGLMLPRANLTFWRDGSLVRERNAMLPTISSKDWLDIDFGIAEGVDFIAISFVKSAEVINHLKSYIAARARDGDIAVIAKIESIDSLKNLEEIIQASDGAMVARGDLGAQIPLEQVPAAQQKIVQVCRQLNKPVIVASQLLESMIEYPTPTRAEVADVSEAVRQRADALMLSGESAMGQYPEKALAVLRSVSLRIERWWREEKRHEVMELPDIGTSFSDNISEEICNSAAKMANNLEVDALFVYTKTGHMASLLSRCRPDCPIFAFTATTSVRRRLNLQWGLIPFRLSFSDDMESNLNKTFSLLKARNLIKSGDLVIAVSDMLQSIQVMNVP, encoded by the exons ATGTCACAGTCTCTACACCTCTTCACCCCATCCACTCGGTCACCAAACCTCGCTTCTTCCCCTTCGAAACAATTTTATCCCTACCAGAAACCCTCCTTTCCCATTCTAACTCGCCGGTTCCCTCTCACCACCGTTAAGCTCTCCATCAGAGCCTCGTCCTCCTCCGATCTCGACCCCACCTCCTCCCAAGTCGTACTAGCATCCGATAATGGTAAAGGCGTCGTTGGAGGTGTTTTATCCCCCGCGATGCAGCCTCCGCCGTCGCAGGATTCGGGCTCCATCGAGGTGGACGCGGTGACGGAGGCGGAGCTGAAGGAGAACGGGTTCCGAAGCACACGCCGGACGAAGCTGGTGTGCACAATCGGCCCTGCCACGTCCGGTTTCGACCAGCTTGAGGCCCTGGCCGTCGGCGGCATGAATGTGGCGCGCATCAACATGTGCCACGGCACCCGAGAGTGGCACCGCGATGTCATCGAGCGCGTCAGGAGGCTCAACGAAGAGAAGGGCTACGCCGTCGCTATTATGATGGACACAGAGGGCAGTGAGATTCACATGGGTGATCTCGGAGGCGCTTCTTCCGCCAAAGCCGAG GACGGTGAGATCTGGACCTTTAGTGTCAGAGCCTTCGATTCAGCTCTCCCCGCACGCACCGTCAATGTGAACTATGATGGCTTTGCCGAAG ACGTGAAAGTGGGGGATGAGCTTCTTGTGGATGGTGGAATGGTGAGGTTTGAGGTTATAGAGATAATTGGTCCAGATGTCAAGTGCCGATGCACCGATCCTGGACTGATGCTGCCTCGGGCTAATTTAACTTTCTGGAGAGATGGGAGTCTGGTGCGAGAACGGAATGCTATGCTTCCTACAATTTCTTCTAAG GATTGGTTGGATATTGATTTTGGGATTGCAGAGGGGGTTGATTTTATTGCCATATCTTTTGTCAAGTCTGCTGAAGTGATTAATCATCTTAAAAGTTATATTGCTGCAAGGGCTCGTGATGG TGACATAGCTGTTATTGCGAAGATAGAGAGTATTGACTCACTGAAGAACTTGGAAGAGATCATTCAAGCATCAGATGGAGCTATGGTAGCGAGAGGAGATTTGGGTGCTCAGATACCTCTGGAGCAGGTCCCCGCAGCCCAACAAAAGATAGTTCAAGTGTGCAGGCAGTTGAATAAGCCAGTCATTGTTGCCTCTCAGCTACTTGAATCTATGATTGAATATCCTACACCCACCAGAGCTGAAGTTGCTGATGTTTCTGAAGCAGTTAGGCAGCGAGCAGATGCTTTGATGTTATCTGGTGAGTCGGCCATGGGCCAGTACCCAGAGAAGGCATTGGCTGTTCTGAGAAGTGTCAGTCTGAGAATTGAGAGGTGGTGGAGGGAGGAGAAACGGCATGAAGTTATGGAACTCCCTGATATTGGAACTTCCTTTTCAGACAATATTTCAGAAGAGATCTGTAATTCTGCTGCCAAGATGG CTAATAATTTGGAGGTGGATGCACTTTTTGTCTATACAAAGACAGGCCACATGGCATCTCTCCTCTCACGATGTCGACCTGACTGCCCTATCTTTGCTTTTACTGCCACAACATCCGTGCGGAGGCGTTTGAACCTACAGTGGGGCCTGATACCTTTTCGTCTGAGCTTCTCTGATGATATGGAAAGCAACCTTAATAAAACATTCTCATTGCTCAAGGCCAGGAATTTAATCAAATCAGGTGACCTTGTCATTGCCGTCTCAGACATGTTACAGTCTATCCAAGTTATGAATGTTCCTTGA
- the LOC121247433 gene encoding uncharacterized mitochondrial protein AtMg00810-like — MSAKLQVLEANSTWTFKHLPPSFHQSQADHSLFTLVTHTNITVVLLYVDDILVAGNALPQIEFFKNLLSTHFKTKDLGSLKFFIGLEVACSSADESLLPDPSIYCRLVGRLLYLAIIRPEIVYAVNILSQFMHAPRIPHMYVATRVLRYIKGSPGQGIFFSSFSTTQVTAYTDSDWVSCPTICRSTTGYFIQLGTNLISWHTKKQTTVARSSAEAEYRAMTVTTCELT; from the exons ATGTCCGCTAAGCTCCAGGTTCTAGAAGCTAACTCCACTTGGACTTTTAAACATCTTCCACCTA GTTTTCATCAATCTCAGGCTGATCACTCTTTATTCACTCTTGTTACTCACACAAACATCACTGTTGTTCTTCTATATGTTGACGACATCTTAGTTGCTGGCAATGCTCTTCCCCAAATTGAGTTTTTCAAGAATCTTCTCTCCACTCACTTCAAAACCAAGGATCTTGGCTCTCTAAAGTTCTTTATTGGCCTCGAAGTTGCATGTTCTTCTGCAg ATGAATCTCTGCTTCCTGATCCTAGCATTTATTGTCGTCTAGTTGGTCGTCTCCTTTACTTGGCCATCATTCGACCTGAAATTGTTTATGCCGTCAACATTCTTAGTCAGTTTATGCATGCCCCTCGTATTCCTCATATGTATGTTGCTACACGTGTTCTCCGTTACATCAAAGGGAGCCCCGGCCAAggcatttttttctcctcttttagCACCACTCAGGTTACAGCTTATACTGATTCTGATTGGGTCAGCTGCCCCACCATCTGTCGTTCCACCACAGGTTACTTCATCCAACTTGGTACCAATCTGATCTCGTGGCatacaaaaaaacaaactacTGTTGCTCGCTCTTCCGCTGAAGCTGAATACCGTGCCATGACTGTCACCACCTGTGAGCTCACCTAG
- the LOC121245889 gene encoding ADP-ribosylation factor-like protein 5 has product MGAMISRFWFMLFPAKEYKIVVVGLDNAGKTTTLYKLHLGEVVTTHPTVGSNVEELVYKNIRFEVWDLGGQERLRTSWATYYRGTHAIIAVIDSTDRARISIMKDELFRLLGHEDLQHSVILIFANKQDLKDAMTPAEITDCLSLHSIKNHDWHIQACCALTGDGLYDGLGWIAQRVTGKTPS; this is encoded by the exons ATGGGCGCCATGATATCGAGATTTTGGTTCATGCTGTTCCCTGCGAAGGAGTACAAGATTGTGGTAGTTGGACTGGATAATGCAGGAAAGACCACAACCCTTTACAAATTACACTTGGGTGAGGTTGTCACTACGCACCCTACTGTTGGGAGCAACGTCGAAGAGCTCGTCTATAAGAACATTCGATTCGAG GTGTGGGATCTTGGTGGACAAGAAAGGCTCAGGACATCATGGGCAACTTATTATCGTGGAACTCATGCAATTATTGCGGTGATAGATAGCACTGATAGAGCCAGGATCTCTATAATGAAGGACGAACTCTTTAGGTTGCTGGGACATGAGGATCTACAACATTCTGTCATACTAATTTTTGCAAACAAACAGGACCTCAAGGATGCAATGACCCCAGCTGAAATCACCGATTGCCTTTCCCTTCACAGCATCAAGAATCATGATTGGCACATTCAAGCCTGCTGTGCCCTCACAGGAGACGGACTGTATGACGGTCTAGGGTGGATCGCTCAACGGGTTACTGGGAAAACACCAAGTTGA